From Permianibacter aggregans, a single genomic window includes:
- a CDS encoding TIGR03013 family XrtA/PEP-CTERM system glycosyltransferase, translated as MVRIFKHYIPRSLFVLAFVEFALLMLSFHAGVLIRFDGNPEVSTHLTNIPLEYKSGSFALICALLLVAMGLYQRQQRADYRTVAIRLIWSFLIALPVLLTAFYLVPDLYVGRGAFAWSLGVAFLALLISRFVYLQFTNTALLSRRVLIVGTGKAAQTLEQLKRRSDWQGVSLIGFLHLRGDHDEIDSSKVIRSEKALLDICAEFGADEVVVAVEENRKNYPIEEIIECKLHGVQVTELSTFYEQRTGRIHLDAWSPHRMIFIEGFDASFSRVAVKRLFDLCVSLFGLILAAPLMLVTMLAIKLESAKDPIIYKQVRVGQHGHVFSILKFRSMVTNAEQNGAVWASKNDPRVTKVGAFIRKTRLDELPQLWNVFVGDMSFVGPRPERPVFVDQLTQKIPFYAMRHRVKPGITGWAQVNYPYGDSEADTREKLQYDLYYIKNYSLFLDLTILFQTAEVVLWRKGSR; from the coding sequence ATGGTTCGCATTTTCAAACACTATATTCCACGTTCGTTGTTTGTATTGGCATTCGTGGAATTCGCGTTGCTGATGCTGTCATTCCACGCTGGTGTGTTGATTCGCTTCGATGGCAATCCCGAAGTCAGCACCCATCTGACCAATATTCCTCTTGAGTACAAATCAGGCAGTTTTGCCCTGATCTGCGCGCTATTGTTGGTCGCGATGGGGCTGTATCAGCGCCAGCAGCGGGCCGATTATCGCACGGTTGCGATTCGCCTGATCTGGAGTTTTCTGATCGCGTTACCGGTGCTATTGACGGCGTTCTATCTGGTGCCCGATCTGTACGTTGGCCGTGGCGCCTTTGCCTGGAGCCTTGGCGTCGCGTTTCTGGCGTTGTTGATCAGCCGCTTCGTTTACCTGCAATTCACTAACACGGCGCTGTTGTCTCGTCGAGTGCTGATCGTCGGCACCGGCAAAGCGGCGCAGACCCTTGAACAACTAAAACGTCGTAGTGACTGGCAGGGTGTTTCCCTGATCGGCTTCTTGCATCTGCGTGGTGACCACGACGAAATCGATAGCAGCAAAGTCATTCGCTCTGAAAAAGCGCTGCTCGATATCTGCGCGGAGTTCGGCGCCGACGAGGTAGTCGTTGCGGTCGAGGAAAACCGTAAAAATTATCCGATTGAAGAAATCATTGAGTGCAAGTTGCACGGCGTACAGGTCACTGAACTGTCGACCTTTTACGAGCAGCGCACCGGCCGTATTCATCTCGATGCCTGGTCGCCGCACCGGATGATTTTTATCGAAGGCTTCGATGCCAGCTTTTCCCGGGTTGCCGTCAAGCGCTTGTTTGATCTTTGTGTTTCGTTGTTCGGCTTGATTCTGGCAGCACCATTGATGCTGGTAACGATGCTGGCGATCAAACTGGAAAGTGCGAAAGATCCGATCATCTACAAACAGGTGCGGGTAGGGCAGCATGGTCATGTGTTCTCGATTCTGAAATTCCGCTCCATGGTGACCAATGCCGAGCAAAACGGTGCGGTTTGGGCCTCGAAGAACGATCCACGGGTGACCAAGGTTGGTGCCTTTATCCGCAAGACCCGCTTGGATGAGCTGCCGCAGTTATGGAACGTATTCGTTGGCGACATGAGCTTTGTTGGTCCGCGTCCCGAGCGACCGGTATTCGTTGACCAACTGACCCAAAAAATTCCGTTTTACGCGATGCGCCACAGGGTTAAGCCTGGTATTACCGGCTGGGCCCAGGTCAATTACCCATACGGCGATTCCGAAGCCGATACCCGCGAAAAACTGCAATACGATTTGTATTACATCAAGAACTACAGTCTGTTTCTCGATCTCACCATTCTATTTCAAACCGCGGAGGTGGTTTTGTGGCGCAAAGGATCGCGCTGA
- a CDS encoding XrtA/PEP-CTERM system-associated ATPase, translated as MYESYYKLSGKPFQLAPDPYFFFGSSTHKRALAYLKYGVSQSEGFIVVTGDVGTGKSTLVRTLFNTLEQKNDLIAGQLVNTQLDSTNVLRMVAATFGLAHQAADKTSLLKNIENFLMARQRENKRCMLVVDEAQNLPMESLEELRMLSNLHFKGKILLQVFLLGQSEFRDNLRHPNLEQVRQRITASYHLAHLDETETQGYIEHRLKKVDWQEDPLFTREAYRAIFECTQGVPRRINTLCDRLLLFGFLEEKHTIDDEIVRVVAAELKAELMVPETEQQPVHKGGNGADRPAVVAMNGNLEQRVQFLEQELERMRTRFEKERDYMRKIVAISFNFDEEHEYQHRMK; from the coding sequence ATGTATGAGTCATATTACAAACTGAGCGGAAAGCCATTCCAGTTGGCACCCGATCCGTATTTCTTCTTCGGTAGCAGTACCCACAAGCGCGCACTGGCCTATTTGAAATATGGCGTTTCGCAAAGCGAAGGCTTCATCGTCGTTACCGGCGATGTTGGCACTGGCAAAAGCACCTTGGTGCGCACGCTGTTCAATACACTGGAGCAGAAGAACGATTTGATCGCCGGGCAACTGGTCAACACCCAACTCGATTCCACCAACGTGTTACGCATGGTTGCTGCCACCTTTGGCCTGGCCCATCAAGCTGCCGACAAAACCAGCCTGCTGAAAAACATCGAAAACTTTCTGATGGCCCGCCAGCGCGAAAACAAGCGTTGTATGCTGGTTGTCGACGAAGCGCAGAACCTGCCAATGGAATCGCTGGAAGAACTGCGCATGCTGTCGAATCTGCATTTCAAAGGCAAAATCCTGCTGCAGGTGTTTTTGCTTGGCCAATCGGAGTTTCGCGACAACTTGCGTCATCCGAACCTGGAGCAAGTTCGTCAGCGGATTACCGCGTCCTATCACCTTGCGCATCTGGATGAAACTGAAACTCAAGGCTACATCGAGCACCGCCTGAAAAAAGTCGATTGGCAGGAAGACCCGTTGTTCACTCGCGAGGCCTACCGGGCGATCTTCGAGTGCACCCAAGGCGTGCCGCGCCGGATCAACACCCTATGCGATCGGCTGCTACTGTTCGGCTTTCTGGAAGAAAAACACACCATTGACGACGAAATTGTGCGCGTGGTGGCCGCCGAATTGAAAGCCGAGCTGATGGTGCCAGAAACCGAGCAACAACCCGTGCACAAAGGCGGCAATGGCGCCGACCGTCCTGCCGTTGTTGCCATGAACGGTAACCTGGAGCAGCGAGTACAGTTTCTGGAGCAGGAGCTGGAAAGAATGCGCACACGTTTTGAGAAAGAGCGTGATTACATGCGAAAAATTGTCGCTATCAGCTTCAATTTTGATGAAGAGCACGAGTATCAGCATCGGATGAAGTAA
- a CDS encoding DUF481 domain-containing protein, producing the protein MKWQHPISRCLQAAFLFGLGIGNAQAIVNIENLRAQPTRLGWSGNTDVSLEWRSGNSDRQNVRLGARLDWFDGEDNFFTVLSYDYGESLGETNTDNMVVHSRYIDAHTRVFATEYFAQVEQNEFRRLESRSLLGGGLRYSIENDEKDIKNAFAAGLFYSMERINPTASDVQRDEDGIYGNFYWVFNYKINERSSLVNTLYYQPALSGVSGFRALDLFAFNVQIDGRLSLRVSATVEHDSEPPEGVEDTDIAVLTGLSYEF; encoded by the coding sequence GTGAAGTGGCAACACCCGATAAGCCGCTGTCTACAAGCGGCTTTTTTGTTTGGTCTGGGTATCGGTAATGCTCAGGCCATCGTCAATATCGAAAACCTGCGTGCGCAACCAACCCGTTTGGGCTGGAGCGGCAACACCGACGTATCGCTGGAATGGCGCAGTGGCAACTCCGATCGTCAAAACGTGCGGCTCGGCGCCCGTCTCGATTGGTTCGATGGCGAGGATAATTTTTTCACGGTACTGTCCTACGATTACGGCGAGTCGCTAGGTGAAACCAACACCGACAACATGGTCGTCCACAGCCGATATATCGATGCTCATACCCGTGTGTTCGCGACCGAATATTTTGCCCAGGTCGAGCAGAATGAATTCCGACGTTTGGAAAGCCGTAGTCTGCTTGGTGGCGGTCTTCGTTATTCGATTGAAAACGACGAAAAAGATATCAAGAACGCGTTTGCCGCTGGTTTGTTCTACAGCATGGAGCGAATCAATCCCACCGCCAGTGATGTTCAACGTGATGAGGATGGCATCTACGGTAACTTTTACTGGGTATTCAATTACAAAATCAATGAGCGCAGTTCATTGGTCAACACCCTGTACTACCAACCGGCGCTGTCTGGCGTCAGCGGTTTTCGCGCGCTGGATTTGTTTGCCTTCAATGTGCAAATCGATGGTCGCTTGAGCCTGCGGGTGTCGGCAACGGTGGAGCACGACAGTGAACCACCGGAAGGCGTTGAGGATACCGATATTGCCGTGCTGACTGGTTTGAGTTACGAATTTTAA
- a CDS encoding carbon-nitrogen hydrolase family protein: MSASLQIALAQIAPVWLDRAATTAKILGAIEEAAKQGAQLVAFGEALLPGYPFWLEHTDAARFESAQQKRWYALYREQAVCIERGDLSDICRLAAQKHIAVALGSIEAPSNRGGSCYASAVYINGNGEIESVHRKLMPTYEERLAWAIGDGNGLVTHACGPFTVGVLNCWENWMPLARAAMYAQGENLHVAIWPGNLRNTIDITRFMAREGRSFVMSVSGLMRASDIPDHLPDAALLKEKLPKSMANGGSCIAAPDGEWLVEPICDREVVQTAEIVLDKVWQERQNFDPCGHYSRPDVLRLQLNRERQQTLADDTSRES; this comes from the coding sequence ATGTCGGCAAGCTTGCAGATTGCTCTCGCGCAAATCGCGCCGGTCTGGCTCGATAGGGCTGCAACGACGGCGAAAATCCTTGGAGCGATTGAGGAAGCGGCGAAACAGGGCGCGCAACTGGTCGCTTTCGGTGAGGCATTGTTGCCAGGTTATCCGTTCTGGCTGGAACACACCGACGCGGCCCGTTTTGAATCGGCGCAACAAAAGCGTTGGTACGCGCTGTATCGCGAGCAGGCGGTTTGCATTGAAAGGGGCGATCTGAGCGACATCTGCCGTCTCGCCGCCCAGAAACACATTGCGGTGGCGCTCGGCAGCATTGAAGCGCCGAGCAATCGCGGCGGCAGTTGTTACGCCTCGGCCGTGTATATCAATGGCAACGGTGAAATCGAGTCGGTGCATCGCAAGCTGATGCCAACTTACGAAGAGCGCTTGGCTTGGGCAATCGGCGATGGCAATGGTTTGGTCACGCACGCTTGTGGCCCGTTCACTGTTGGAGTGTTGAATTGCTGGGAAAATTGGATGCCGCTGGCGCGCGCGGCGATGTATGCGCAAGGTGAGAACCTGCATGTTGCGATCTGGCCCGGCAATCTGCGCAACACCATTGATATCACCCGTTTCATGGCGCGTGAGGGTCGCAGCTTTGTCATGTCGGTATCAGGTTTGATGCGAGCTTCGGATATTCCTGATCATTTACCGGATGCGGCACTGCTGAAAGAAAAATTGCCGAAATCGATGGCCAACGGTGGCAGTTGCATCGCCGCGCCGGACGGCGAATGGCTGGTTGAGCCCATTTGTGATCGGGAAGTAGTGCAAACCGCAGAAATCGTACTGGATAAAGTTTGGCAGGAACGGCAAAATTTTGATCCCTGCGGACATTACTCACGCCCCGATGTCCTGCGCTTGCAGCTAAATCGCGAACGTCAGCAAACGCTTGCCGACGACACCAGCAGAGAGTCATAA
- a CDS encoding GAF domain-containing protein, with translation MHADDLTALDMSTPDKKRSAYQELLMQAEALFAGERDWLANASQFSALIGQQLPDLNWAGFYLNKAGELVLGPFQGKVACVRIPFDKGVCGACARSREIQVIEDVHQFPGHIACDGASNAELVLPVMVNGELWGVFDIDSPRHGRFDQIDAEGVNRCLDVFIRASDFS, from the coding sequence ATGCACGCTGACGACTTGACCGCACTTGATATGTCCACTCCCGATAAAAAACGTTCCGCTTATCAGGAGTTGTTGATGCAGGCCGAAGCCTTGTTTGCCGGCGAGCGCGACTGGCTGGCCAATGCCAGTCAATTCAGCGCGTTGATTGGGCAACAGCTGCCGGACTTGAATTGGGCGGGCTTTTATCTGAATAAAGCTGGCGAGCTGGTACTGGGGCCATTCCAGGGCAAGGTTGCCTGTGTGCGCATTCCGTTCGACAAAGGCGTTTGTGGCGCCTGTGCCCGCAGCCGCGAAATTCAGGTGATTGAAGACGTGCACCAGTTTCCGGGACATATCGCCTGTGACGGCGCCTCGAATGCCGAGCTGGTATTGCCGGTGATGGTCAATGGCGAGTTGTGGGGCGTGTTCGATATCGATAGCCCGCGGCACGGACGTTTTGACCAGATTGATGCCGAAGGCGTTAATCGCTGTCTCGACGTGTTTATTCGCGCCAGCGATTTTTCCTGA
- a CDS encoding efflux RND transporter periplasmic adaptor subunit, producing MMPNRASILLLMASALLVVSACTNDANSDEPKKEEEKKEVVSLPVEVKPALRGDIAATLTSTSTLEAEEHAVVVAKVSGVAMQLFAEEGQKVKAGDPLVQLDTEKLQLEKERAEINLKKLESDLERTRQLFAKSLISSDVYDKLKFDYEAQKAAYELVKLDLTNATVRAPIGGVISKRMVKVGNMVALHQPVYEITDFDPLLAVVHVPERDIAKLKLQLPAMVAVDARPGKVFLANILRISPVVDAATGTFKVTLAVNDKENLLKPGMFGRVAITYAQHQDAILVAKEAVLNEDGRTSLFVIKDNTAYRTPVEVGFVDDKHAEILAGVDQQQLIVTTGQNSLKHEAKVAITNP from the coding sequence ATGATGCCTAATCGCGCCAGTATTCTCCTGTTGATGGCCAGCGCCCTGCTGGTTGTTTCAGCTTGCACCAATGACGCCAACTCCGACGAACCCAAGAAAGAAGAAGAGAAAAAAGAGGTGGTGTCGCTGCCGGTTGAAGTCAAGCCCGCTTTGCGTGGCGATATCGCCGCCACGTTGACCAGTACCAGCACACTGGAAGCCGAAGAGCATGCGGTAGTCGTCGCCAAAGTCAGCGGTGTCGCGATGCAGCTTTTCGCCGAAGAAGGCCAGAAAGTCAAAGCCGGCGATCCGCTGGTGCAGCTTGACACCGAAAAATTGCAGCTGGAAAAAGAGCGCGCGGAAATCAACCTGAAAAAGCTGGAATCCGACTTGGAGCGCACCCGTCAGTTGTTCGCGAAAAGCCTGATTTCCTCCGATGTCTACGACAAGCTGAAGTTTGATTATGAAGCGCAAAAGGCTGCTTATGAATTGGTCAAACTGGATCTGACCAACGCCACCGTGCGAGCACCGATTGGCGGCGTTATTTCCAAACGTATGGTCAAAGTCGGCAACATGGTTGCGTTGCATCAGCCCGTTTACGAAATCACCGACTTTGATCCGCTGCTCGCGGTCGTCCATGTGCCAGAGCGCGATATTGCCAAACTGAAACTGCAATTGCCGGCAATGGTTGCCGTCGATGCTCGCCCTGGCAAGGTATTTCTGGCCAACATCCTGCGCATCAGCCCGGTCGTCGATGCCGCAACCGGTACCTTCAAAGTCACACTGGCCGTGAACGATAAAGAGAATTTGCTGAAGCCCGGCATGTTCGGCCGAGTTGCCATTACGTACGCACAACATCAGGATGCCATATTGGTCGCCAAGGAAGCCGTGCTCAATGAAGATGGCCGCACCAGCCTGTTTGTCATCAAGGACAACACCGCCTACCGAACACCGGTTGAAGTGGGTTTTGTCGATGACAAGCACGCCGAGATTCTAGCCGGTGTCGATCAGCAACAACTCATCGTGACCACCGGACAAAATAGCCTCAAGCACGAGGCCAAAGTCGCCATCACCAATCCCTAG
- a CDS encoding acyl-CoA dehydrogenase, whose translation MTTLWLILALLTAISFCAYHRFGLGPSSVMVAVVLAVFSWAGIAGYGWWIAFAVTAVLLNVSVLRRALLSNPLFGVYKKVMPSISRTEKEALEAGTTWWEAKLFSGMPNWRTLHNLPAPRLSAEEQAFMDGPVKTVCGMVSDWEVAHERADLPPEVWQYLKDEGFFSLIIPRRYGGREFSAYAHSQILIALNSVSPTLGSTVSVPNSLGPAELLLHYGTDDQKNYYLPRLAKGLEIPCFALTSPEAGSDAGSIPDVGIICKGIWEGKEIVGMRLTWDKRYITLAPVATVLGLAFKLQDPEHLLGETEDLGITCALIPTTTKGVIIGRRHWPLGVPFQNGPTQGSEVFVPLDYIIGGAKMAGQGWRMLVECLSAGRAISLPSSGTAGTKVAAHTAGAYGRIRQQFRTPIGQMEGIEEMLGRIGGLAYATDAVRTFTTAAVDAGEKPSVASAIVKYHATENGRQAIIDAMDVHGGKGICLGPNNYLGMGYVSQPIGITVEGANILTRNLIIYGQGAIRCHPYVLPEMMAAQNPDQQKGKKDFDHALWGHIGFAMSNKVRSLWLGLTGARLAAKPVSDFTGRYYQQLGRLSAVLAFWSDISMAVLGGSLKRRERLSARLGDILSHLYIASATLKFFHDKGRPAEEKALVQYAVENALFKAQEAIYGLSDNFPNRLFGRALRFISFPYGRSFKAPGDRLSHQIAKLLVQPGIARQALIEPMYLEPSANNRFAELQQCLEDTVAAEPIWKRLRKELGGEYKSALPKVVLEKAKAEKRVSSSELELLERQETLRRKIIAVDDFDPADLVRAQFIQQEKGKAENKVA comes from the coding sequence ATGACTACGCTTTGGCTCATTCTGGCGCTGCTCACCGCCATCAGTTTCTGTGCTTACCACCGTTTTGGCCTCGGCCCCAGCTCTGTGATGGTGGCGGTCGTACTGGCCGTCTTCAGTTGGGCAGGCATCGCCGGCTACGGCTGGTGGATCGCTTTTGCTGTCACCGCCGTGCTGCTGAACGTTTCGGTACTACGCCGGGCGTTGCTGTCGAATCCGTTGTTCGGTGTCTATAAAAAGGTCATGCCGAGCATCTCCCGCACCGAGAAAGAGGCGTTGGAAGCCGGCACCACCTGGTGGGAAGCCAAGCTGTTCTCTGGCATGCCGAACTGGCGCACGCTGCATAACCTGCCGGCGCCGCGCTTGTCCGCTGAAGAACAAGCCTTTATGGACGGCCCGGTGAAAACCGTTTGCGGCATGGTCAGCGATTGGGAAGTCGCCCATGAGCGCGCCGATCTGCCACCAGAAGTCTGGCAGTACCTGAAAGACGAAGGCTTTTTCTCGCTGATTATTCCGCGCCGTTACGGTGGCCGCGAATTCTCCGCCTACGCTCACTCGCAAATTCTGATCGCGCTGAATTCAGTCAGCCCAACCCTCGGCAGTACCGTATCGGTACCGAACTCACTGGGCCCGGCTGAACTGCTGCTGCACTACGGCACCGATGATCAGAAAAACTACTACCTGCCACGCCTGGCCAAAGGCCTGGAAATTCCCTGCTTTGCGCTGACCTCGCCAGAAGCCGGTTCTGATGCCGGCAGCATTCCGGACGTCGGCATCATTTGTAAAGGCATATGGGAAGGCAAGGAAATCGTCGGCATGCGCCTGACCTGGGACAAGCGCTATATCACGCTGGCACCGGTCGCCACCGTTTTAGGCCTGGCGTTCAAATTGCAGGATCCTGAACATCTGCTTGGTGAAACTGAAGATCTGGGCATCACCTGTGCATTGATCCCGACCACGACCAAAGGCGTCATCATCGGCCGCCGTCACTGGCCGCTCGGCGTACCGTTCCAGAATGGTCCGACTCAGGGTTCGGAAGTCTTCGTACCGCTCGACTACATCATTGGCGGCGCCAAAATGGCTGGCCAGGGCTGGCGCATGCTGGTCGAGTGCCTGTCGGCAGGCCGGGCAATATCCCTGCCTTCCAGCGGAACCGCCGGCACCAAAGTTGCAGCGCATACCGCCGGCGCTTACGGCCGTATTCGTCAACAATTCCGTACCCCGATTGGCCAGATGGAAGGCATCGAGGAAATGCTCGGTCGCATTGGCGGTCTTGCTTACGCCACCGATGCCGTGCGTACATTCACTACTGCCGCTGTCGATGCCGGTGAAAAGCCCTCAGTTGCCAGTGCCATCGTCAAATATCACGCCACCGAAAATGGTCGTCAGGCGATCATCGACGCGATGGACGTGCATGGCGGCAAAGGCATCTGCCTCGGGCCGAACAACTATCTCGGCATGGGTTATGTCAGTCAGCCGATCGGCATTACCGTCGAGGGCGCCAACATCCTTACCCGCAATTTGATCATCTATGGTCAGGGCGCGATTCGCTGCCATCCTTATGTGCTGCCGGAAATGATGGCCGCGCAAAATCCGGATCAGCAGAAAGGCAAAAAAGATTTCGACCATGCGCTCTGGGGTCACATTGGCTTTGCCATGTCGAACAAAGTCCGTTCGCTTTGGCTCGGTTTGACCGGTGCGCGCCTAGCGGCGAAACCGGTCAGCGATTTCACCGGTCGCTACTATCAGCAACTCGGTCGCCTGTCTGCCGTGTTGGCGTTCTGGAGCGATATCAGCATGGCCGTGCTTGGCGGTTCACTGAAGCGTCGTGAGCGCTTGTCAGCACGTCTTGGCGATATCCTGAGTCATTTATATATCGCTTCGGCAACACTGAAGTTCTTCCACGATAAAGGCCGTCCAGCGGAAGAAAAAGCGCTGGTGCAATACGCTGTTGAAAATGCGCTGTTCAAAGCTCAAGAAGCGATTTACGGTTTGTCCGACAACTTCCCGAATCGTTTGTTCGGCCGCGCTCTGCGCTTTATCAGCTTCCCCTACGGCCGCTCATTCAAAGCACCTGGCGATCGCCTGAGCCATCAGATTGCGAAACTGCTGGTGCAACCCGGTATTGCCCGTCAGGCATTGATCGAGCCAATGTACCTGGAGCCAAGCGCCAATAACCGCTTTGCCGAACTGCAGCAGTGTCTTGAGGACACCGTCGCCGCCGAACCGATTTGGAAGCGCTTGCGCAAGGAACTCGGCGGTGAATACAAATCAGCTCTACCGAAGGTTGTACTGGAAAAAGCCAAAGCAGAAAAACGCGTGTCCAGTTCGGAACTGGAATTGTTGGAACGTCAGGAGACCTTGCGCCGCAAGATCATCGCCGTTGACGATTTTGACCCGGCAGATCTGGTGCGAGCCCAGTTCATCCAGCAAGAAAAAGGCAAGGCCGAAAACAAAGTGGCTTGA
- a CDS encoding phosphoglycerate mutase family protein, with product MADNKAQTQEIYFVRHAEKMQTPGERDPGLTETGQRRAEALATLLRDVPLQAVYATAYQRTRLTATPTATQKLLPVQQYDARESVAFVQQWLQSGQPGPILVVGHSNTLPEMLRAAGIAESASEFDESLYGDLYKVKIQGGSATVQKSRFGE from the coding sequence ATGGCTGATAATAAAGCACAGACTCAGGAAATCTATTTTGTCCGCCATGCCGAGAAAATGCAGACACCGGGCGAACGCGATCCGGGTCTGACTGAAACGGGTCAGCGTCGTGCCGAGGCGTTGGCGACATTATTGCGTGATGTGCCGCTACAAGCCGTTTATGCGACGGCGTATCAACGCACACGCCTGACCGCTACCCCAACCGCCACTCAGAAATTACTGCCGGTGCAGCAGTACGACGCGCGGGAATCGGTGGCGTTCGTGCAACAGTGGCTGCAGTCCGGCCAGCCCGGCCCGATTCTGGTGGTTGGCCACTCCAATACTCTGCCGGAAATGCTGCGCGCGGCCGGTATCGCCGAGTCCGCCAGCGAATTCGACGAAAGCCTTTATGGTGACCTATATAAGGTGAAAATTCAGGGCGGCAGCGCGACCGTTCAAAAATCGCGGTTCGGCGAATAG
- a CDS encoding tryptophan 2,3-dioxygenase family protein has protein sequence MQKNLKPCYYGEYLHLDKLLGAQQPVSPDYGVEAHDELLFIIVHQAYELWFKQILHELRDVDLVMSQTKINERELGAVIARLERIHQIQTVMIQQLSVLETMTPLDFLDFRDYLIPASGFQSIQFKEIEIRLGLRANQRINFDQQSFYSRLNEHDRNHLINLETLPNLHDHVEAWLARIPFISTTEFDFWQAYRKAIDEMLEQERHIVANHPNLSQQERDFQLREVGNIGETFNCLLDSERYEELRQSGRFRFSQRALLASVFINLYRDEPILHQPFRLLTALVQLDENFTMWRYRHVMMVQRMIGAKIGTGGSSGSDYLKQTTENNRFFRDLSLLSTFLLPRSALPALPQSLKAALDFNANR, from the coding sequence ATGCAAAAGAATCTGAAGCCCTGTTATTACGGCGAATACCTGCACCTCGATAAATTGCTCGGCGCCCAGCAGCCCGTGAGCCCGGATTACGGTGTCGAAGCGCACGATGAGTTGCTTTTCATCATCGTGCACCAGGCTTATGAACTCTGGTTCAAACAGATTCTGCACGAGCTGCGCGACGTCGACCTGGTCATGTCGCAGACCAAAATCAATGAGCGGGAACTCGGCGCCGTCATCGCCCGACTGGAGCGCATCCATCAGATTCAAACCGTGATGATCCAGCAACTGAGTGTGCTGGAGACGATGACACCACTGGATTTCCTCGACTTCCGCGATTACTTGATTCCCGCTTCGGGATTCCAAAGCATTCAGTTCAAGGAAATCGAGATCCGGCTGGGCTTGCGCGCCAATCAACGCATCAACTTCGACCAGCAGAGTTTTTATTCGCGCTTGAACGAGCATGACCGCAATCATCTGATCAACCTGGAAACGCTGCCAAACCTGCACGACCATGTCGAAGCCTGGCTGGCCCGGATACCGTTTATCAGCACCACCGAATTCGATTTCTGGCAGGCTTACCGCAAAGCCATTGATGAAATGCTGGAGCAAGAGCGGCATATCGTCGCCAATCATCCGAACCTGAGTCAGCAGGAACGTGACTTCCAGTTACGCGAGGTTGGCAATATTGGAGAAACCTTCAATTGTCTGCTGGACAGCGAGCGCTATGAGGAGCTGCGCCAATCCGGCCGCTTTCGTTTCAGTCAGCGCGCCCTGCTCGCTTCGGTATTTATCAACCTGTATCGGGATGAGCCAATCCTGCACCAACCGTTCCGACTGTTGACGGCGCTGGTACAGCTTGATGAGAACTTCACGATGTGGCGTTATCGCCATGTGATGATGGTGCAGCGGATGATTGGTGCCAAGATCGGCACTGGCGGCTCATCCGGCAGCGATTACTTGAAACAGACCACCGAGAACAATCGCTTCTTCCGCGACTTGAGCCTATTGTCAACATTCCTGCTGCCGCGCTCAGCCTTACCGGCCTTGCCGCAGTCACTGAAAGCCGCTCTGGATTTCAATGCCAACCGGTAA